A single window of Canis lupus familiaris isolate Mischka breed German Shepherd chromosome 7, alternate assembly UU_Cfam_GSD_1.0, whole genome shotgun sequence DNA harbors:
- the MYOCOS gene encoding myocilin opposite strand protein, which yields MAQKSPTINGNNLGDLASEVTRRRVTMATRKERFTKKSDEARAISSTLDLEQVPSSVAGPTEPPAPPPSPVEDCRI from the exons ATGGCCCAGAAGAGCCCCACAATCAATGGCAACAACCTGGGAGACCTGGCCTCCGAGGTGACCAGACGCAGAGTCACCATGGCCACCAG AAAAGAGCGATTTACTAAGAAAAGCGATGAAGCCAGGGCGATATCCTCCACTCTGGATCTGGAGCAAGTCCCTTCTAGTGTGGCCGGCCCTACAGAACCTCCGGCCCCTCCTCCTTCACCAGTAGAAGACTGCAGAATCTAA